From Malaciobacter mytili LMG 24559:
GGTAGCTATTTAAAAAAATATATTTCTTCGTTTTTTGGTTTTGTAAATGATGATAATAATTCATATACAATTGGAGTTACAGTTATAAATCCAAATTCAACAGGAAAATATTGGTATTATTACTATGCAGCACAATCTGCTGTTCCTGTTTTTAAAGAGGTTGTAAAAAATTTAGTTTCATTAAACTATATCACACCAAAAAACGATATAATTTCAAATAAAAATTAAAGGAAAATAATGTTTGGTTTTAGAAAAGAACTAAAAGAATACAACTATACAAAAGAAGAATTAGAAAAATTTAAATATGCAAAAATAACTACAGAAAATGGAGTTATTTGGATTAATCTATTTTATAATGAAACACCAAATACAGTATCTAACTTTGCAACATTAGCAAATGATGGATTTTATAATGATTTAAACTTTCATAGAGTAATCCCAGGATTTATGGCTCAAGGTGGTTGTCCACATGGAACAGGTACAGGTGGTCCAGAATGGGCAATTCCTTGTGAAACAGATGCAAATAAACAAGTACACCATAGAGGAAGTTTATCTATGGCTCATGCAGGACCAAATACAGGGGGAAGCCAATTTTTTATTTGTTTTGTACCTTGTCCACATTTAGATGGTGTTCATACAGTATTTGGTGAAATTGATGCTGAAGATAAAGATAGCTTTATAGCTTTAGATGCAATTAATCAAAATGATAAAATTATCTCTATTGAAATCAAAGATTCAAGAGAATAATAAAATATATTTTTTGTAAAAGGTCAGCAAATTGCTGGCCTTTTTTTATATCTAAAAAAAAGTAAAATAAAAAACAATACAACTAATATAAAAGCCTTATAAGATGTCTAGAAGAAAAAGAAAAGAGAGATAAGTATATTTACTTGTTTTTTATAAATTAATCCATTTAAAGCTTTATTTTAATGACTCTTTACACAACTTATACTTTTTAGTTCATTAAAGTTAAATTACTAGATAAAAGGGTGAGCATTTAAAAAAAGATTTAGCGTAATTTTTCATCTAGCGAACGATTTTTTTTGTTTACTTTTTTTATAAAAAAAAAGTATTTTAGTCTAAATATTAATTATAGAAATATATATATTTTTTATAAATGATAAAAGAATAAGAACTATTGAAATTTAAAATATATAAATCAATTTATTTTATATTTCTTTTTTTAATTGCCTTTCTTTAACCGTAAAGAAAGGTACAAAGAAACTCCCAGACAAGTTATTGAAGGCATAAATGCTTCCCAAAAATATTATTCTAATTTTCTGCCTTGCGGAACTTATAAAAAGAGTGAATTTATCACTCTTTTTATTTCAAACAGTCCTCAGGCTTTCTCGAAAATTATCTTCCTATTTTTGGCTTCAATAAAGTCTGGCTCTTTTTCTAGTAATCAAAGATAAAAGTAAAATATATATAAAAAAAAGCCTCTATCGAAATCAACAGTAAATATTGACTTAGATAAAGGCTAAATTGTTATATAAAAAACTCAAGAGCTGGCAGAGACCTACGTTTCCACAACTGAAAGCTGCAGTATTATCAGCGCTGAAGTGCTTGACTTCCAGGTTCGGTATGGGTCTGGGTATTTCCACTTCGCTATATCCACCAGCAAGTTGAGTGATAAAAATAGTTCTTCTATTCTTAACACTCAACTTTGTGAGTTTTTTGTTAAAGTCTTTTACACAACTTTTATATTTAATAAGATAGTAAACCAAAGAATTGTAAAAAAAAAGCCAAACGATCTATTAGTACTAGTCAGCTAAACAACTTTCATTGATTACACATCTAGCCTATCAACCTCTTAGTCTTAGAGGGATCTTCAGGGAAAGTTCATCTTGGAGTTGGCTTCGAGCTTAGATGCTTTCAGCTCTTATCTCATCCGTACGTAGCTACCCAACGATGCTCTTGGCAGAACAATTGGTACACCAGTGGTACGTTCATCCCGGTCCTCTCGTACTAGGGACAAATCTCCTCAACTTTCCTACGCCCACGGAAGATAGGGACCGAACTGTCTCACGACGTTCTGAACCCAGCTCGCGTACCGCTTTAAATGGCGAACAGCCATACCCTTGGGACCTGCTCCAGCCCCAGGATGCGATGAGCCGACATCGAGGTGCCAAACCTCCCCGTCGATGTGAGCTCTTGGGGGAGATCAGCCTGTTATCCCCGGCGTACCTTTTATCCTTTGAGCGATGGCCCTTCCACTCAGAACCACCGGATCACTATGACCGACTTTCGTCTCTGCTCGACATGTACGTCTCACAGTCAGGCTAGTTTATGCCATTATACTCAGCTGGCGATTTCCATCCGCCATGAACTAACCTTTGTAAGCCTCCGTTACTTTTTAGGAGGCGACCGCCCCAGTCAAACTACCCACCAGACATTGTCCTAGTAGAGGTTTACTCTACCTAGTTAGTAACTCAAATATTCAAGGGTGGTATCTCAAGGGTGGCTCCGACTCTACTGGCGTCTAGTCATCTTAGCCTCCCACCTATCCTGCACATGAATATCCAAGCTACAGTGTCAAGCTGTAGTAAAGGTGCACGGGGTCTTTCCGTCTTTCCGCGGGTAGGAGGAATTTTCACCTCCACTACAATTTCACTGGATCCCTGGTTGAGACAGCTCCCATCTCGTTACGCCATTCATGCAGGTCGGTATTTAACCGACAAGGAATTTCGCTACCTTAGGACCGTTATAGTTACGGCCGCCGTTTACTCGGGCTTCAATCAAATGCTTCGATTGCTCTAACATCATCAGTTAACCTTCGAGCACCGGGCAGGCGTCACACCTTATACATCCACTTACGTGTTAGCAAAGTGCTGTGTTTTTGGTAAACAGTCGGGAGGGACTCTTTGTTGCAACCTTTCTAGCTTTTTGAAGCAAGTTCATATACCAGAGGAGGCACACCTTATACCGAAGATACGGTGCTAGTTTGCAGAGTTCCTTAACCAGGGTTCTTCCACGCGCCTTAGAATACTCATCCCACCCACCTGTGTCGGTTTACGGTACGGGCAACATATAATATACTTAGTGGCTTTTCTTGGCACGACAGTATCATCGATTCCAAACGCTCTCCTAAAAGATTGTTCGGCCTGTAAGATCTCGGTCTCGTGATACCCGGATTTGCCTAAGTATCAACCTACTTCCTTCGAGCCACACTTCCATCAGTGACCTCGATTAACTCTATGCGTCCCCACATCGCGCTTATATGCTGGTATTGGAATATTAACCAATTTACCATCGTCTACCCCTTTCGGACTCGACTTAGGTCCCGACTAAC
This genomic window contains:
- a CDS encoding peptidylprolyl isomerase; amino-acid sequence: MFGFRKELKEYNYTKEELEKFKYAKITTENGVIWINLFYNETPNTVSNFATLANDGFYNDLNFHRVIPGFMAQGGCPHGTGTGGPEWAIPCETDANKQVHHRGSLSMAHAGPNTGGSQFFICFVPCPHLDGVHTVFGEIDAEDKDSFIALDAINQNDKIISIEIKDSRE